One genomic segment of Pseudomonadota bacterium includes these proteins:
- the ftsY gene encoding signal recognition particle-docking protein FtsY has protein sequence MAEDKPQSFIARMRAKINRPGSWLSYDLANLVPGRKIDAEVLDELETRLLTADVGVEATEVILEGLRKKVARQELDDVDKLIKALTDAITAILLPSQQPLEIGKHKPFVLLVVGVNGSGKTTTIGKLARRYSDARKQVILAAGDTFRAAAIEQLGVWAERSGAEIIQQQAGADPGAVVFDAVQAARARRADIVIIDTAGRLHSQSHLMDELKKVKRVIQRVEPGAPHEVLLVLDANQGQNALTQAIQFHEAVGVTGLVLTKLDGTAKGGIVIAIARKLGLPIRFIGVGEQAEDFGEFDARAFATALVSGNQPAAS, from the coding sequence TTGGCTGAAGACAAACCACAGTCATTCATCGCGCGCATGCGCGCGAAGATCAACCGGCCGGGTTCCTGGCTCTCGTACGACCTCGCCAATCTCGTTCCCGGCCGCAAGATCGACGCCGAGGTGCTCGACGAACTCGAGACGCGCCTGCTCACCGCGGATGTGGGCGTCGAAGCGACCGAAGTCATCCTCGAAGGGCTGCGCAAGAAAGTGGCGCGCCAGGAACTCGACGACGTCGACAAGCTGATCAAGGCGCTCACCGACGCCATCACCGCCATCCTGCTGCCATCGCAGCAGCCGCTCGAGATCGGCAAACACAAACCCTTCGTGCTGCTGGTCGTGGGCGTCAACGGTTCGGGCAAGACCACGACCATCGGCAAACTCGCGCGGCGCTACAGCGACGCGCGCAAGCAGGTGATCCTCGCTGCCGGCGACACCTTTCGTGCCGCGGCCATCGAGCAGCTCGGCGTCTGGGCCGAGCGCAGCGGCGCGGAGATCATCCAGCAGCAGGCGGGCGCGGATCCTGGCGCCGTGGTGTTCGACGCCGTGCAGGCCGCGCGCGCGCGCCGCGCCGACATCGTCATCATCGACACCGCCGGCCGGCTGCACAGCCAGTCGCATCTGATGGATGAACTCAAGAAAGTGAAACGCGTGATCCAGCGCGTGGAACCGGGCGCCCCGCACGAGGTCTTGTTGGTTCTCGATGCCAACCAGGGCCAAAATGCGCTCACGCAGGCAATCCAGTTTCACGAAGCGGTCGGCGTCACGGGCCTGGTGCTCACCAAGCTCGATGGCACCGCCAAGGGCGGCATCGTGATTGCGATCGCGCGCAAGCTCGGGCTGCCGATCCGTTTCATCGGCGTCGGCGAGCAAGCCGAGGATTTCGGCGAATTCGACGCACGCGCGTTCGCCACGGCGCTGGTCTCGGGCAACCAGCCCGCGGCGAGCTAA
- the coaD gene encoding pantetheine-phosphate adenylyltransferase, with protein MKRSAVYPGTFDPITNGHQDLVRRAASVFERVIVAIASNPNKTPMFPLEQRVSLAKQVLADIPGVEVMGYSGLTVDFARAQGVQVVVRGLRAMSDFEFEFQLANMSRHLSRDLETVFLTPQEQFTFISSTLVREIAILGGDVKEFVHPLVAAELKKMKRV; from the coding sequence ATGAAACGCAGCGCCGTCTATCCCGGAACTTTCGATCCCATCACCAACGGTCACCAGGACCTGGTGCGCCGCGCCGCGTCCGTGTTCGAGCGCGTGATCGTCGCGATCGCGTCGAACCCTAACAAGACACCGATGTTCCCGCTCGAGCAGCGGGTGTCGCTCGCCAAGCAGGTGCTGGCTGATATTCCCGGCGTCGAGGTCATGGGTTATTCGGGACTCACCGTCGACTTCGCGCGCGCGCAAGGTGTGCAGGTCGTGGTGCGCGGCCTGCGCGCCATGTCGGATTTCGAGTTCGAATTCCAGCTCGCGAACATGAGCCGGCACCTGTCCCGCGATCTCGAGACCGTGTTTCTCACGCCGCAGGAACAGTTCACCTTCATTTCTTCGACACTGGTGCGCGAAATCGCGATTCTCGGCGGCGACGTGAAGGAATTCGTGCATCCGCTGGTGGCAGCGGAGCTCAAGAAGATGAAGCGGGTCTGA
- a CDS encoding CotH kinase family protein — protein sequence MKPLNILVFVAASLLSGCGGGGGADSGGTPAPPPGGLSPVVFKDLTGTTPADAELGQPFTVQWVLPAGANITAVTLDATALSGTSPGQTSCVVSAGALPATATSATMTIPNSCASKTVREVQLKLTVDAAGGQRTTATHVFTAPGVPAAFLPQHVALPVLRITTDNGAPIVSKDVYITGQMNLASTVAGEAAVIGGLQIRGRGNSTWDMPKKPYRLKLTDKQSLLGLPSSRDWVLLANYSDKTLLRNALALDLGTKLGLPWSPRSAYVEVYLNGRYDGVYQLMENIKVAKDRVNIDELALADVGADKITGGYLLEVDFRQDGHTMFSAVDHLPIVFQSPEEPAPAQETYIKGYVDEFETVLHSSGFADPATGYAAYIDVDSFVRWYLVNEVFRNVDANMWTSCWMFKPRGGKLHMGPLWDFDLGAGNVNYEDAFKTDGWRVRTGPWFSRLFEDPAFAARVKLLWNEIKNDELAAMLQSIPVNAAKLQQPQLNNFQRWPILEMYVWPNYMIPGSYAGEIAYLDTWLEARIAWLDRQFNP from the coding sequence ATGAAACCACTCAATATCCTCGTTTTCGTCGCGGCCAGTCTGTTGTCGGGTTGCGGCGGTGGGGGCGGAGCGGATTCCGGCGGCACCCCGGCTCCTCCGCCTGGGGGGCTCTCGCCCGTCGTCTTCAAGGACCTGACGGGCACCACGCCCGCGGATGCCGAGCTCGGCCAACCTTTTACGGTCCAGTGGGTACTGCCGGCGGGGGCGAACATCACGGCGGTAACGCTCGATGCCACCGCGCTATCGGGCACGAGTCCAGGGCAGACGAGTTGCGTCGTGTCTGCGGGCGCGCTGCCCGCGACGGCGACCTCCGCGACCATGACGATCCCGAATTCCTGCGCGTCGAAGACCGTCCGCGAAGTGCAGCTGAAGCTCACGGTCGACGCCGCCGGCGGCCAGCGCACGACCGCGACCCATGTGTTCACCGCCCCCGGCGTGCCTGCCGCATTCCTGCCGCAACACGTGGCTTTGCCGGTGCTGCGAATCACGACCGACAACGGTGCCCCGATCGTAAGCAAGGACGTCTACATCACCGGCCAGATGAATCTCGCATCGACGGTGGCGGGCGAAGCCGCGGTCATCGGCGGCCTGCAGATCCGCGGCCGCGGCAATTCGACCTGGGACATGCCCAAGAAGCCTTATCGCCTCAAGCTCACCGACAAGCAGTCGCTGCTCGGTTTGCCGTCATCCAGGGACTGGGTGCTGCTCGCTAACTACTCCGACAAGACGCTGCTGCGCAATGCGTTGGCGCTCGATCTCGGCACGAAGCTGGGTTTGCCCTGGAGCCCGCGCTCGGCGTACGTCGAGGTGTACCTGAACGGCAGGTACGACGGCGTCTACCAGCTCATGGAGAACATCAAGGTCGCAAAGGATCGCGTGAACATCGATGAGCTCGCACTCGCGGATGTGGGCGCCGACAAGATCACCGGCGGTTATCTGCTCGAAGTAGATTTCCGCCAGGACGGGCACACGATGTTCTCGGCGGTCGACCATCTGCCGATCGTGTTCCAGTCTCCCGAGGAGCCGGCGCCGGCCCAGGAGACCTACATCAAGGGTTATGTCGACGAGTTCGAGACCGTGCTGCATTCGAGTGGGTTCGCGGACCCGGCAACGGGATATGCCGCTTATATCGACGTCGATTCGTTCGTCCGCTGGTACCTCGTCAACGAGGTCTTCCGCAATGTCGACGCGAACATGTGGACGAGCTGCTGGATGTTCAAACCGCGCGGCGGAAAGCTGCACATGGGCCCGCTGTGGGATTTCGATCTCGGCGCCGGCAACGTCAACTACGAGGACGCATTCAAGACCGACGGCTGGCGGGTCCGCACCGGGCCGTGGTTTTCGCGCCTGTTCGAAGATCCGGCCTTCGCCGCGCGCGTCAAACTACTGTGGAATGAGATCAAGAACGATGAACTGGCCGCGATGCTTCAGTCCATCCCCGTCAATGCGGCGAAGTTGCAGCAGCCGCAGCTCAACAATTTCCAGCGCTGGCCGATTCTCGAGATGTACGTCTGGCCGAACTACATGATCCCCGGCAGCTACGCCGGCGAAATCGCCTATCTAGACACGTGGCTCGAGGCGCGTATTGCCTGGCTGGACAGACAGTTCAACCCCTGA
- the rpmG gene encoding 50S ribosomal protein L33 produces MREKVKLLSSAGTGHFYVATKNKRLHPDKMSIKKYDPVVRKHVDYKETKIK; encoded by the coding sequence ATGCGTGAAAAAGTAAAACTGCTGTCGTCCGCCGGCACCGGCCACTTCTACGTCGCCACGAAGAACAAGCGCCTGCACCCGGACAAGATGAGCATCAAGAAATACGATCCGGTGGTGCGCAAACACGTCGACTACAAGGAAACGAAGATCAAGTAA
- the radC gene encoding DNA repair protein RadC, which translates to MSGVNPRNINTWPHAERPRERLIARGAQTLSDAELLAVILGTGSAGANALDIARQLLQHFGGSLRRMLTADTQALLSRRGLGPARYASLMAALELARRHYCEALRAGPAMNAPAATRQFLTAQLRDRPYEVFCCLHLDNRHRLIHFEEVFRGTIDGASVHPREIVRQALRYNAAALIFAHNHPSGVAEASQADELITRRLRDALALVDIRVLDHLIVGDNNCLSFAERGLL; encoded by the coding sequence ATGAGTGGCGTAAATCCCCGGAACATCAACACGTGGCCGCACGCGGAACGCCCGCGCGAGCGGCTCATCGCGCGCGGCGCGCAGACTCTCTCCGATGCGGAGCTGCTGGCGGTCATTCTCGGCACTGGTTCCGCCGGCGCCAATGCATTGGACATAGCCCGTCAGCTGCTGCAGCACTTTGGCGGCAGCCTGAGGCGAATGCTGACCGCGGACACGCAGGCTTTGCTGTCGCGCCGCGGGCTCGGCCCGGCGCGTTACGCCAGCCTGATGGCCGCGCTGGAGCTCGCGCGCCGCCACTACTGCGAAGCGCTGCGTGCCGGGCCCGCCATGAACGCACCGGCGGCCACGCGCCAATTCCTGACCGCGCAGCTGCGCGATCGCCCATATGAAGTGTTCTGCTGCCTGCACCTCGACAACCGCCATCGTCTCATCCATTTCGAAGAGGTGTTCCGCGGCACCATCGATGGTGCGAGCGTGCATCCACGCGAGATCGTCCGGCAGGCGCTGCGGTACAACGCCGCCGCGCTCATCTTTGCGCACAATCATCCGTCGGGTGTCGCCGAGGCGAGCCAGGCGGACGAACTCATCACGCGCCGGCTGCGCGACGCGCTGGCATTGGTCGACATCCGCGTGCTCGACCATCTCATCGTCGGGGACAACAACTGTCTGTCGTTCGCGGAGCGCGGCCTGCTGTAG
- the rpmB gene encoding 50S ribosomal protein L28 has translation MSRVCEVTGKSVAVGNRVSHANNKKRRRFLPNLHTQRFWLEGERRWVSLRVSTRGLRTIEKNGIDSVISDLRAKGKKV, from the coding sequence ATGAGCCGCGTCTGCGAAGTCACGGGTAAGAGCGTTGCGGTCGGCAACCGCGTTTCCCACGCCAACAACAAGAAGCGCCGCCGCTTCCTGCCCAATCTGCACACCCAGCGCTTCTGGCTCGAGGGTGAGCGCCGCTGGGTCAGCCTGCGTGTTTCCACGCGCGGCCTGCGGACCATCGAAAAGAATGGCATCGACTCCGTGATCTCGGATCTGCGTGCCAAAGGCAAGAAGGTCTAA
- a CDS encoding DNA-3-methyladenine glycosylase 2 family protein: MNTPASMCTPAQLASFKRRLAKIDPILANLIRAAGKFTHTTSAQHSPFYSLARAIAHQQLNGTAAESIFGRFVGLYPEALLEAELVLATADEKLRSVGLSYAKIASIKDLAAKTLAGVVPPHEILHTLADDEIIERISQVRGIGRWTVEMMLMSRLGRPDVLPVDDFGVRNGFRLAYGLRGMPTTRALAEFGARWAPYRSVAAWYLWRAVDLHRAGKLPAPATPTRIKIVKTKPKKAAAKKTAKKPKRAAKKAARKK; the protein is encoded by the coding sequence ATGAACACTCCCGCCTCGATGTGCACGCCGGCACAGCTCGCTTCCTTCAAGCGACGTCTGGCGAAAATCGACCCGATCCTTGCGAACCTGATCCGCGCCGCCGGAAAGTTCACGCACACCACCAGCGCGCAGCATTCGCCGTTTTATTCGCTGGCGCGCGCCATCGCACACCAGCAGCTCAACGGCACCGCGGCGGAGAGCATCTTCGGCCGCTTCGTCGGCCTCTATCCCGAGGCGCTGCTCGAGGCGGAACTGGTGCTTGCGACTGCCGACGAAAAGCTCAGATCCGTCGGCCTTTCGTACGCGAAGATCGCCAGCATCAAGGATCTTGCGGCCAAGACGCTCGCGGGCGTCGTGCCACCGCACGAAATCCTGCACACACTAGCCGACGACGAAATCATCGAGCGCATCTCGCAGGTGCGCGGCATCGGCCGCTGGACGGTCGAGATGATGCTGATGTCGCGGCTCGGGCGGCCCGACGTGTTGCCGGTGGACGATTTCGGCGTGCGCAACGGATTCCGCCTTGCGTACGGGCTGCGCGGCATGCCGACGACCCGCGCACTGGCGGAATTCGGCGCGCGTTGGGCGCCGTATCGTTCGGTGGCCGCGTGGTATCTGTGGCGCGCCGTGGACCTGCACCGCGCAGGCAAACTACCCGCGCCCGCCACGCCGACGCGTATCAAGATCGTGAAGACGAAGCCGAAAAAGGCGGCGGCAAAGAAGACCGCAAAGAAACCAAAACGCGCTGCCAAGAAAGCGGCCCGCAAGAAATAA
- the coaBC gene encoding bifunctional phosphopantothenoylcysteine decarboxylase/phosphopantothenate--cysteine ligase CoaBC, giving the protein MHGKRVLLGVTGGIAAYKSPDLVRRLREQGAEVQVVLTAGAREFVTPMTFQAVSGREVRSDLWDPEAEKAMSHIELARWADFVIIAPATADFLARLATGQADDLLTTLCLATAAPIALAPAMNRLMWANPATQANVATLKARGVHVWGPGEGDQACGEVGAGRMLEPTQLANYVSNSIAPTGPLAGKRVLLTAGPTRERIDPVRFISNRSSGKMGFAVAAAAREAGADVTIVAGPVNIATPPGVKRIDVESAADMLNAVMQHIEGVDIFVATAAVADYRPASPVERKIKKTSESMDLRMERTVDILATVAARAARPFVVGFAAETDSVEQYARQKLLKKNLDMIAANEVGHDKVFEKDDNALLVLWRDGRRELPHAPKVALARDLIALIAELYAERKSGARLTSVSA; this is encoded by the coding sequence ATGCACGGCAAACGCGTTCTCCTCGGCGTCACGGGCGGCATCGCCGCCTACAAGAGCCCCGACCTCGTCCGTCGCCTGCGCGAGCAGGGCGCCGAAGTGCAGGTCGTGCTCACCGCGGGCGCGCGCGAGTTCGTGACTCCCATGACGTTCCAGGCCGTGTCCGGCCGTGAAGTGCGCAGCGACTTGTGGGATCCGGAAGCCGAGAAGGCGATGTCGCACATCGAGCTCGCCCGCTGGGCGGATTTCGTGATCATCGCGCCGGCCACCGCGGATTTCCTGGCGCGCCTCGCCACCGGCCAGGCCGACGATTTACTAACTACTCTGTGCCTGGCGACCGCCGCACCGATCGCGCTGGCTCCCGCCATGAACCGTCTCATGTGGGCGAACCCGGCCACGCAGGCCAACGTCGCCACCCTGAAGGCGCGCGGTGTTCACGTCTGGGGTCCGGGCGAAGGCGACCAGGCCTGCGGTGAAGTGGGCGCGGGCCGCATGCTCGAGCCGACGCAGCTCGCCAACTATGTGTCGAATTCAATCGCACCGACCGGCCCGCTGGCCGGCAAACGTGTGCTGCTCACGGCGGGCCCCACGCGCGAGCGCATCGACCCGGTGCGTTTCATCAGCAATCGCAGTTCGGGAAAGATGGGTTTTGCGGTGGCCGCCGCCGCCCGCGAAGCTGGTGCGGACGTGACGATAGTGGCTGGCCCCGTGAACATCGCCACGCCGCCCGGAGTGAAACGCATCGACGTGGAAAGCGCCGCCGACATGCTGAACGCGGTGATGCAGCACATCGAGGGCGTGGACATCTTCGTCGCCACCGCCGCGGTGGCGGACTACCGCCCGGCCTCACCGGTGGAACGCAAGATCAAGAAAACTTCCGAGTCCATGGACCTGCGGATGGAACGCACCGTGGATATCCTCGCGACCGTGGCCGCGCGCGCCGCGCGCCCCTTCGTGGTGGGCTTCGCGGCCGAGACGGATTCCGTGGAACAATACGCGCGTCAGAAGCTGCTCAAGAAGAACCTCGACATGATCGCCGCCAATGAAGTCGGACACGACAAGGTGTTCGAGAAGGACGACAACGCGTTGCTGGTGCTGTGGCGCGACGGCCGCCGCGAATTGCCGCATGCGCCGAAGGTGGCGCTCGCGCGCGATCTGATCGCGCTCATCGCCGAGTTGTACGCCGAACGCAAATCCGGCGCCCGCCTCACCAGCGTGTCGGCATGA
- the ggt gene encoding gamma-glutamyltransferase — protein sequence MKAPATRLARVFVLCAVVLQLAPARADAPKPAVAKTGIPKAGPGHSAIASAYPLASDAGKQILARGGNAFDAAVATAAALAVVEPCCSGLGGGGFFLLRRASDGYETMIDLREMAPGAATRDMYLDKDGNPVDSLSRDSALAAGIPGEPAGLVYLAKKFGKLPLTVSMAPAIKLAREGFPLYERMRGSVTFKKDAFLKTPDAAAVYLVNGQAPEIGYVIKQPDLADSLELLATKGADGYYKGAFAKKLVAGVRQLGGNWTEADLANYKVVERAPVVGHYRGARIVSGSPPTSGGIALIDALNILQGFDLDKVDNTTRTHLVVEAMRRVHRDRAIYLGDPDFVDVPVTRLINEYYAAGQRASIRMDRATPSASLPGVDSAPAGTQTTHFSVLDGQGNMVAATITLNFFYGSGLMIPGTGILLNNQMDDFSVKPGAPNGFQLIGADANAIAPKKRPLSSSTPTFVEAPNGLMIIGSPGGSRIPGMVILGTLNFMDGKNAQEIVAAPRFHHQFSPDVIEFEPGSLTAEERAELEKRGHTLKEGSRKWGNTQVVTWDYKTGKVEAASDPRGVGEGMVY from the coding sequence ATGAAGGCGCCCGCCACGCGTCTCGCGCGAGTCTTCGTTCTTTGTGCCGTTGTATTGCAGCTCGCGCCTGCCCGGGCCGACGCCCCCAAGCCGGCCGTTGCGAAAACCGGGATCCCGAAGGCGGGCCCGGGCCACTCCGCGATCGCCAGCGCCTATCCACTCGCGAGCGATGCGGGCAAGCAGATCCTCGCCAGGGGCGGCAATGCATTCGACGCCGCCGTGGCGACTGCTGCGGCGTTGGCCGTGGTCGAGCCATGCTGCTCAGGCCTCGGTGGCGGCGGGTTCTTCCTGCTGCGGCGTGCCAGCGACGGCTACGAGACCATGATCGATCTGCGCGAGATGGCGCCCGGCGCCGCCACGCGCGACATGTACCTGGACAAGGACGGCAATCCCGTCGACAGCCTGTCGCGCGACTCCGCGCTCGCCGCCGGAATCCCCGGCGAGCCGGCCGGCCTCGTGTACCTGGCGAAGAAGTTCGGCAAGTTGCCGCTGACGGTCAGCATGGCGCCGGCCATCAAGCTGGCGCGCGAAGGGTTTCCGCTGTACGAACGCATGCGCGGCTCCGTCACCTTCAAGAAGGATGCTTTCCTCAAGACACCCGACGCGGCCGCCGTCTATCTGGTCAATGGCCAGGCGCCCGAGATCGGCTACGTCATCAAGCAGCCCGATCTTGCCGACAGCCTCGAGCTGCTGGCCACGAAGGGCGCCGACGGCTACTACAAGGGCGCCTTCGCGAAGAAGCTGGTCGCGGGCGTGCGGCAGCTCGGCGGCAACTGGACCGAAGCCGACCTCGCAAACTACAAGGTGGTCGAGCGTGCGCCGGTGGTGGGCCACTACCGCGGTGCGCGCATCGTGTCGGGCTCGCCGCCGACTTCCGGCGGCATCGCGCTGATCGATGCGCTGAACATCCTGCAAGGTTTCGATCTGGACAAGGTCGACAACACCACGCGCACGCACCTGGTCGTCGAAGCGATGCGCCGCGTACATCGCGATCGCGCCATCTATCTCGGCGACCCCGATTTCGTCGACGTCCCGGTGACGCGCCTGATCAACGAGTACTACGCCGCGGGGCAACGCGCCTCGATCCGCATGGACCGGGCGACGCCGAGCGCTTCGTTGCCCGGTGTCGATTCGGCGCCGGCCGGCACTCAAACTACTCATTTCTCCGTGCTGGATGGCCAGGGCAACATGGTCGCCGCCACCATCACGCTCAATTTCTTCTACGGCTCGGGGCTGATGATCCCCGGCACCGGCATCCTGCTGAACAACCAGATGGATGATTTTTCGGTCAAGCCCGGCGCCCCGAACGGCTTCCAGCTCATCGGCGCCGACGCCAATGCGATCGCGCCGAAGAAACGCCCGCTGTCGTCTTCCACGCCGACGTTCGTCGAAGCGCCCAATGGGCTCATGATCATCGGGTCTCCGGGTGGCAGCCGCATTCCGGGCATGGTGATACTCGGCACGCTCAATTTCATGGACGGCAAGAACGCGCAGGAGATCGTCGCGGCGCCGCGTTTCCATCATCAGTTTTCGCCCGACGTCATCGAATTCGAACCGGGCTCCCTCACGGCCGAAGAACGCGCGGAACTCGAGAAGCGCGGGCACACGCTGAAGGAAGGTTCGCGCAAGTGGGGCAATACCCAGGTGGTCACCTGGGACTACAAGACCGGAAAAGTGGAAGCCGCCTCCGACCCGCGCGGCGTCGGCGAAGGGATGGTTTACTGA
- the mutM gene encoding bifunctional DNA-formamidopyrimidine glycosylase/DNA-(apurinic or apyrimidinic site) lyase yields the protein MPELPEVETTRRGIEPHVVGRRIHRLVVHDRRLRWPVEPGLAELVGGSAIRRAGRRAKYLLLETDAGTLILHLGMSGSLRVLPVATPRIAHDHVDIELDSGVTLRFNDPRRFGSLLFTAGDPALHPLLEDLAPEPLEDGFDADYLWKVTRRRKVAIKQLIMNAKLVVGVGNIYASEALFRARIRPRRQARSLSRAECVKLARAIKTTLAMAVKVGGTTLRDYVGADGSPGYFRQKLYVYERDGKPCRVCGKPVKQFTQGQRSTYWCSNCQK from the coding sequence GTGCCAGAACTTCCCGAAGTCGAAACAACCCGCCGCGGCATCGAGCCGCACGTCGTAGGACGACGCATCCATCGGCTCGTCGTGCACGATCGTCGCCTGCGCTGGCCGGTGGAGCCCGGGCTCGCCGAACTAGTCGGCGGAAGCGCGATTCGCCGCGCCGGCCGCCGCGCGAAATACCTGCTGCTCGAAACCGACGCGGGCACGTTGATCCTGCACCTGGGCATGTCGGGCAGTCTGCGGGTCCTGCCGGTGGCGACACCGCGCATCGCGCACGATCATGTCGACATCGAGCTCGACTCGGGCGTGACGCTGCGCTTCAACGATCCGCGCCGTTTCGGTAGTTTGTTGTTCACTGCCGGCGATCCGGCGCTGCATCCGCTGCTGGAGGACCTCGCCCCCGAACCGCTGGAAGACGGTTTCGATGCCGACTACCTGTGGAAGGTAACGCGCCGCCGCAAGGTGGCGATCAAGCAGCTCATCATGAACGCGAAGCTGGTGGTGGGAGTGGGCAACATCTATGCGAGCGAGGCGCTGTTCCGCGCGCGCATCCGTCCGCGGCGCCAGGCGCGTTCGCTGAGCCGGGCCGAGTGCGTGAAACTCGCCCGCGCGATCAAGACGACATTGGCGATGGCCGTGAAAGTCGGCGGCACCACGTTGCGCGACTATGTCGGCGCGGACGGCAGTCCCGGGTACTTCCGCCAGAAGCTCTATGTATATGAGCGCGACGGCAAGCCCTGCCGCGTGTGTGGCAAGCCGGTCAAACAATTCACGCAGGGTCAACGCTCCACGTACTGGTGTTCGAACTGCCAGAAGTGA
- the dut gene encoding dUTP diphosphatase, protein MNAQVSTQIDPRGAQRALKVRILDARIGKEFPLPAYATAGSAGLDLRACLDAPLTLVAGKAELIPTGLAIHVDDPGLAAVILPRSGLGHKHGVVLGNLVGLIDSDYQGQLMVSCWNRGSTDFVVQPGERIAQMVIVPVVQVRLEVVEDFAASSRGAGGFGHTGTR, encoded by the coding sequence ATGAACGCGCAGGTATCCACGCAGATCGATCCTCGCGGCGCGCAGCGCGCGTTGAAAGTTCGCATCCTGGATGCGCGCATCGGCAAGGAGTTTCCGTTGCCGGCTTATGCGACGGCTGGCTCGGCCGGGCTCGATCTGCGCGCCTGCCTCGATGCGCCACTGACTCTGGTTGCCGGCAAGGCGGAGCTGATCCCCACCGGGCTCGCCATCCATGTCGATGACCCGGGTCTCGCGGCCGTGATCCTGCCGCGCTCGGGCCTGGGCCATAAACATGGTGTGGTGCTCGGCAATCTCGTCGGGCTCATCGATTCGGACTACCAGGGCCAGCTCATGGTGTCCTGCTGGAACCGCGGTTCCACGGATTTCGTGGTGCAGCCGGGCGAACGCATCGCGCAGATGGTGATCGTGCCCGTGGTGCAGGTGCGGCTGGAAGTGGTGGAAGACTTCGCCGCGAGCTCACGCGGCGCGGGTGGCTTCGGCCACACCGGCACCCGCTGA
- the rsmD gene encoding 16S rRNA (guanine(966)-N(2))-methyltransferase RsmD: MQNDAPNLSYWGGSVRLGPKRWQATRMRSQSLAKAKNSGKNRAPARASDAVRGARAASASARILRIIGGRHRGRKLRFPAGVDIRPTPDRVRETLFNWLQQRTADAHVLDLFAGSGALGLEAISRGAAQVTFVERDRRAAVAIESLIQEWQEGAASVVCADALGWLAQAPRDSAPFDIVFLDPPYDADLLSATAEALAASGRLAPDARVYLESRARDPLPRLPEGWRSLRDGRAGEVGYHLFAT, from the coding sequence GTGCAGAACGATGCGCCGAACTTGTCGTATTGGGGCGGTAGCGTACGCTTGGGCCCCAAAAGGTGGCAAGCCACGCGGATGCGGTCGCAATCTTTGGCGAAGGCGAAAAACAGCGGAAAAAATCGTGCCCCGGCACGCGCGAGTGATGCGGTTCGTGGTGCGCGCGCGGCGAGTGCGAGCGCGCGCATCTTGCGCATCATTGGTGGCCGTCACCGTGGCAGGAAGCTGCGTTTTCCCGCCGGAGTCGATATCCGTCCGACGCCGGATCGTGTGCGGGAAACCCTGTTCAACTGGCTGCAGCAGCGCACCGCCGATGCGCACGTGCTCGATCTATTCGCCGGCAGTGGCGCGCTCGGCCTGGAGGCCATCTCGCGCGGTGCCGCGCAGGTCACTTTCGTCGAGAGAGATCGGCGTGCTGCGGTGGCGATCGAGTCGCTGATCCAGGAGTGGCAGGAAGGCGCGGCGTCGGTAGTCTGTGCCGACGCGCTCGGTTGGTTGGCGCAGGCGCCGCGCGACTCCGCGCCTTTCGATATCGTTTTCCTCGATCCGCCTTATGACGCGGACTTGCTGTCGGCGACGGCGGAGGCGCTTGCTGCAAGCGGCAGGCTCGCGCCGGATGCCCGTGTCTATCTGGAAAGCCGTGCGCGCGATCCGCTGCCGCGGCTGCCGGAAGGCTGGCGAAGCCTTCGCGACGGACGGGCCGGTGAGGTCGGGTATCATCTGTTCGCCACATGA